From Trichoplusia ni isolate ovarian cell line Hi5 chromosome 11, tn1, whole genome shotgun sequence, the proteins below share one genomic window:
- the LOC113498668 gene encoding sodium-dependent serotonin transporter yields the protein MKIFRLRRCHGTLPFHLIQVFNIDVNDCIMSLVYKDRYDKGPDNSFTLFQGESPGPERRNGECEPSEMPPSDAPPAPTAPPPEPPATNSPQKTRSLVVSLTPPRERETWAKKAEFLLAVVGFAVDLGNVWRFPYICYQNGGGAFLIPYCVMLLFGGMPLFFMELALGQYHRCGCLTLWKRICPALKGVGYAICMIDIYMGMYYNTIIGWAVYYLVASISSINSVLPWTSCNNEWNTPLCSPVTAPQTNPNASTPAKEFFERNVLEQHRSNGLDYMGPIKPSLALCVFGVFVLVYFSLWKGVRSAGKVVWVTALAPYAVLLILLARGVTLPGATEGIRYYLTPEWHKLQNSKVWIDAASQIFFSLGPGFGTLLALSSYNKFNNNCYRDALITSSINCLTSFLAGFVIFSVLGYMAHVQNKSIEEVGLEGPGLVFIVYPEAIATMTGSVFWAIIFFLMLITLGLDSTFGGLEAVTTALCDEYPRVLGRHRELFVAVLLLFIYICALPTTTYGGVYLVDLLNVYGPGLAILFVVFAEAAGVCWVYGVDRFSEDVRTMLGHTPGWFWRACWSYISPVFLLVLFVVSVLAHEEMLGGEYTYPAWSITVGWVMTGTTVSCIPLYIVYKFLITPGGFMHRIKTIKRPEVISIPPADPTLCSL from the exons atgaaaatatttcgtttacGCCGATGTCACGGGACACTGCCCTTTCATCTCATTCAAGTGTTTAACATTGACGTTAATGATTGTATAATGTCACTTGTATACAAGGACAGGTATGATAAAGGACCAGATAACAGCTTCACGTTGTTCCAGGGCGAGAGCCCCGGGCCGGAGCGGCGCAACGGCGAGTGCGAGCCGTCAGAGATGCCGCCCTCGgacgcgccgcccgcgcccacCGCACCCCCGCCCGAACCTCCCGCCACTAACAGC CCACAGAAGACTCGGTCGCTAGTGGTGTCGCTGACGCCGCCGCGGGAGCGCGAGACATGGGCCAAGAAGGCGGAGTTCCTGCTGGCCGTGGTCGGGTTCGCGGTCGACCTCGGCAACGTGTGGCGCTTCCCTTACATCTGCTATCAGAACGGGGGTG GTGCCTTCCTAATCCCATACTGCGTGATGCTGTTGTTCGGCGGGATGCCGCTGTTCTTCATGGAGCTGGCGCTGGGGCAGTACCACCGCTGCGGCTGCCTCACGCTCTGGAAGAGGATCTGCCCGGCGCTTAAGG GCGTCGGCTACGCGATCTGCATGATCGACATCTACATGGGCATGTACTACAACACGATCATCGGCTGGGCGGTGTACTACCTCGTGGCATCCATCTCGTCCATCAACTCGGTGCTGCCGTGGACCAGCTGCAACAACGAGTGGAACACGCCTCTCTGCTCGCCTGTCACGGCGCCGCAGACTAACCCCAATGCTTCGACACCAGCTAAGGAGTTCTTTGA ACGCAATGTGCTGGAGCAGCACAGGTCCAACGGGCTGGACTATATGGGCCCCATCAAGCCGTCTCTCGCGCTCTGCGTCTTTGGCGTATTTGTGCTCGTCTACTTCTCGCTGTGGAAAGGAGTCAGGAGTGCAGGAAAG GTGGTGTGGGTCACAGCGTTAGCTCCTTACGCTGTGCTGCTGATATTATTGGCGCGGGGAGTCACATTGCCAGGAGCTACCGAAGGCATCAGATATTATCTGACACCGGAATGGCATAAGCTACAGAATTCAAAG GTGTGGATTGACGCCGCCTCTCAGATCTTCTTCTCTCTGGGTCCTGGGTTCGGAACCCTGCTGGCGCTCTCCAGCTACAATAAGTTCAACAACAACTGCTACCGGGATGCCCTCATCACCTCATCCATCAACTGCCTCACCAGCTTTCTCGCAGGCTTTGTCATATTCTCTGTGTTGGG CTACATGGCTCACGTGCAGAACAAGAGCATCGAGGAGGTGGGGCTGGAGGGCCCGGGGCTGGTGTTCATCGTGTACCCGGAGGCCATCGCCACCATGACCGGCTCCGTCTTCTGGGCCATCATTTTCTTCCTCATGCTCATCACACTTGGATTGGATAGCACCTTCGGAG GCCTGGAAGCGGTGACCACGGCCCTCTGCGACGAGTACCCGCGGGTGCTGGGTCGGCACCGCGAGCTGTTCGTGGCTGTACTACTGCTCTTCATCTACATCTGCGCTCTGCCTACCACCACTTAT GGTGGTGTATACCTGGTGGACTTGCTGAACGTCTACGGTCCGGGCTTGGCCATCCTGTTCGTGGTATTCGCGGAGGCGGCCGGAGTCTGCTGGGTATACGGTGTGGACCGATTCTCAGAAGACGTGAGGACCATGCTGGGACACACGCCCGGCTGGTTCTGGAGGGCCTGCTGGTCTTATATCAG CCCGGTGTTCCTGCTGGTGCTGTTCGTAGTCTCAGTGCTGGCTCACGAGGAGATGCTCGGCGGCGAGTACACGTACCCCGCCTGGTCCATCACTGTGGGCTGGGTCATGACCGGCACCACCGTCTCCTGCATCCCGCTCTACATCGTCTACAAGTTCCTGATCACGCCTGGAGGCTTCATGCAC CGCATCAAAACCATAAAGCGACCTGAAGTGATCTCGATACCGCCGGCAGACCCCACGCTCTGCAGTCTGTGA
- the LOC113498670 gene encoding uncharacterized protein LOC113498670 isoform X1, with translation MSISIWTYMHNEAYDLFDWAKCGDSTLSVMPTVLWAAGAAALAQRLLTALFRRFVFRRVPLWEIILQHLLFIWMVIYSLHFWMMLVKVVKTIVEYCFEILFQEDQQVVTEEDIESRKLMQQWMIWMCGVAPLAAYIHTRPRPEIPPLMIWITTSPWQRREMGPYGYYLNRPLSSLQSTTSLSVRQQALTLRRAFSDSKIIIKEPPKKKRYSKSV, from the exons ATGTCCATCTCTATATGGACGTACATGCATAATGAAGCATATGAT CTATTCGATTGGGCGAAATGTGGAGATAGCACGTTGTCCGTGATGCCGACAGTGCTGTgggcggccggcgcggcggcgctcgCGCAGCGCCTGCTCACCGCGCTCTTCAGGCGGTTCGTGTTCAGAAGAGTGCCGCTCTGGGAAATCATCTTACAG CACCTTCTTTTCATATGGATGGTGATCTACAGTCTACACTTCTGGATGATGCTAGTCAAGGTTGTGAAAACAATTGTGGAATATTGTTTCGAA ATATTGTTTCAGGAGGACCAGCAGGTAGTGACAGAGGAAGACATAGAAAGCCGCAAGCTGATGCAGCAGTGGATGATCTGGATGTGCGGCGTCGCGCCCCTGGCCGCCTACATCCACACACGGCCGCGGCCAGAGATACCGCCGCTCATGATATG gATAACTACGAGCCCCTGGCAGCGACGAGAAATGGGCCCCTATGGGTATTACCTGAACAGACCTCTCTCGTCCCTGCAGTCTACAACAAGCCTGTCCGTCAGACAACAAGCCCTCACCCTCCGGAGGGCTTTCAGCGACTCCAAGATCATCATAAAAGAACCTCCCAAGAAAAAGAGATATTCGAAATCAGTGTGA
- the LOC113498670 gene encoding uncharacterized protein LOC113498670 isoform X2, with protein MSISIWTYMHNEAYDLFDWAKCGDSTLSVMPTVLWAAGAAALAQRLLTALFRRFVFRRVPLWEIILQHLLFIWMVIYSLHFWMMLVKVVKTIVEYCFEEDQQVVTEEDIESRKLMQQWMIWMCGVAPLAAYIHTRPRPEIPPLMIWITTSPWQRREMGPYGYYLNRPLSSLQSTTSLSVRQQALTLRRAFSDSKIIIKEPPKKKRYSKSV; from the exons ATGTCCATCTCTATATGGACGTACATGCATAATGAAGCATATGAT CTATTCGATTGGGCGAAATGTGGAGATAGCACGTTGTCCGTGATGCCGACAGTGCTGTgggcggccggcgcggcggcgctcgCGCAGCGCCTGCTCACCGCGCTCTTCAGGCGGTTCGTGTTCAGAAGAGTGCCGCTCTGGGAAATCATCTTACAG CACCTTCTTTTCATATGGATGGTGATCTACAGTCTACACTTCTGGATGATGCTAGTCAAGGTTGTGAAAACAATTGTGGAATATTGTTTCGAA GAGGACCAGCAGGTAGTGACAGAGGAAGACATAGAAAGCCGCAAGCTGATGCAGCAGTGGATGATCTGGATGTGCGGCGTCGCGCCCCTGGCCGCCTACATCCACACACGGCCGCGGCCAGAGATACCGCCGCTCATGATATG gATAACTACGAGCCCCTGGCAGCGACGAGAAATGGGCCCCTATGGGTATTACCTGAACAGACCTCTCTCGTCCCTGCAGTCTACAACAAGCCTGTCCGTCAGACAACAAGCCCTCACCCTCCGGAGGGCTTTCAGCGACTCCAAGATCATCATAAAAGAACCTCCCAAGAAAAAGAGATATTCGAAATCAGTGTGA